The proteins below come from a single Chitinophaga pinensis DSM 2588 genomic window:
- a CDS encoding WbqC family protein: MAADAHKKTLLIETQYFPNISFYKTLINYDHLLLEKFEHYQKLSYRNRCYIAGPNGRILLSVPLSRGKNQRTVTKDVRISNDERWQALHWKTLVSAYRRSPWFEYYEDEMGLLYEKPVSFLLDWNMLCFEWANKIIGVNTPVSFTDEYHKTYEVAGINDMRDIIRPEEKEVEEDTVRYTQVFQDRVGFLPDLSILDLIFCEGKRSLELIK; the protein is encoded by the coding sequence ATGGCAGCTGATGCACACAAGAAGACACTACTCATTGAAACACAGTATTTTCCAAATATTTCCTTTTACAAAACTTTAATTAACTACGATCATCTGCTCCTGGAAAAGTTTGAACACTACCAGAAGTTAAGTTATCGTAACCGTTGTTATATCGCCGGACCGAACGGACGCATTTTATTAAGCGTTCCATTATCCCGTGGAAAGAATCAGCGGACGGTAACGAAGGATGTAAGGATCAGCAATGATGAGCGTTGGCAGGCGTTGCACTGGAAAACCCTTGTGTCTGCTTACCGTCGTTCTCCATGGTTTGAATATTATGAGGACGAAATGGGCCTTTTGTATGAAAAACCGGTATCATTTCTGCTGGACTGGAATATGCTTTGCTTTGAGTGGGCCAACAAGATCATTGGCGTGAATACGCCGGTTAGTTTTACAGATGAATATCATAAGACATATGAGGTGGCTGGCATAAACGATATGAGGGATATCATCCGGCCGGAAGAGAAGGAAGTGGAGGAAGACACGGTTCGGTATACCCAGGTATTCCAGGACCGCGTTGGTTTCCTGCCTGATCTGAGCATTCTGGACCTGATTTTCTGTGAGGGAAAACGTAGCCTGGAGCTAATTAAATAG